One window from the genome of Mucilaginibacter ginsenosidivorans encodes:
- a CDS encoding TetR/AcrR family transcriptional regulator → MARNREFETDEVLDKAIDLFWNKGYNGVSTQEMINEFGISKSSMYGAFGDKMELFILALERYRGRLYNEANEELENGRDVKAQIDLMLKNIVKKALADSRHKGCFVVNSCIELARHNEQVAKIVTEHQQNMEELFTKAIQRGIKTGDIPSGKNAKALSRTICNTISGIEVDARYIRAKQHFADIIDNVMELLN, encoded by the coding sequence ATGGCACGTAACAGGGAATTTGAGACAGACGAGGTTTTGGATAAGGCCATTGACCTGTTCTGGAACAAGGGCTACAACGGTGTATCGACCCAGGAAATGATCAACGAGTTTGGTATCAGCAAGTCGAGCATGTACGGAGCATTCGGCGACAAAATGGAATTGTTCATACTGGCACTTGAAAGGTACCGGGGGCGATTGTATAACGAAGCGAACGAGGAGTTGGAAAACGGCCGCGACGTTAAGGCGCAAATAGATCTGATGCTGAAAAATATTGTTAAGAAAGCACTCGCCGACAGCCGGCACAAGGGCTGCTTTGTGGTGAACAGCTGCATTGAGCTTGCGCGACATAACGAACAGGTTGCAAAAATTGTGACAGAGCACCAGCAAAACATGGAGGAGCTTTTTACAAAGGCTATACAGCGGGGAATAAAAACCGGGGATATACCTTCCGGAAAAAATGCAAAGGCACTTAGCCGGACAATCTGTAATACCATCAGCGGTATCGAGGTTGATGCGCGTTACATCAGAGCAAAACAACACTTTGCCGATATTATTGACAACGTGATGGAGTTATTGAATTAG
- a CDS encoding START-like domain-containing protein, translated as MSEKKKFNIEYEIKSSPRILYGFLSEPNGLTQWFADDVSVRDQVYTFTWDGEQQKAKLLATKENKLVRFKWVDDEPQCYFEMEILQDELTNDVALSITDFATEEAIAERKLIWDNQIEYLISVLGA; from the coding sequence ATGTCTGAGAAGAAGAAATTTAATATTGAGTACGAGATAAAATCATCCCCCAGGATATTATATGGTTTTTTGAGTGAACCTAACGGGCTCACCCAGTGGTTTGCAGATGATGTGAGCGTTCGGGACCAGGTTTATACCTTTACCTGGGATGGCGAACAGCAAAAAGCGAAGCTGCTGGCTACTAAAGAAAATAAGCTGGTGCGTTTCAAATGGGTCGACGACGAGCCCCAGTGTTATTTCGAAATGGAAATACTGCAGGACGAGCTAACCAATGATGTGGCCCTGAGTATTACTGATTTTGCTACCGAGGAAGCTATCGCAGAAAGAAAATTGATCTGGGATAATCAGATAGAGTACCTTATAAGCGTTTTAGGTGCATAG
- a CDS encoding DoxX family membrane protein, giving the protein MNYIYAFTLLRVALGLNIGLHGLVRIKNGPALFVRAVTDEFKNSGIPAWLLTWFANALPYAELFIGMALTVGLATNAVLVAGCILMLILLLGKSLVADWQVVTFQMIYILIYCILLAGMHYNSFSADAFIGSNP; this is encoded by the coding sequence ATGAATTATATATATGCATTTACGCTGCTTCGGGTGGCGTTGGGGTTAAACATTGGGCTGCACGGATTGGTGCGTATAAAAAACGGCCCGGCATTATTTGTCCGCGCGGTCACAGACGAATTTAAAAATTCGGGCATACCGGCGTGGCTTTTAACCTGGTTTGCAAATGCCCTCCCTTACGCCGAATTGTTTATAGGTATGGCATTAACCGTTGGGCTGGCAACAAATGCAGTACTGGTAGCAGGCTGTATTTTGATGCTGATCCTGTTGCTGGGTAAGAGCCTGGTGGCCGACTGGCAGGTAGTTACTTTCCAGATGATCTATATCCTTATTTACTGCATCCTGCTGGCAGGTATGCATTACAATTCATTTTCAGCCGATGCTTTCATCGGTTCAAATCCATAG
- a CDS encoding TetR/AcrR family transcriptional regulator, translating to MKRNQVRNQIVETASRLFYKQGYNATGVNQIIEEAGVAKASLYQHFHSKEDLLVEYLTIKGTETDNALRAVADSHREPKGKVLAIFDFLASLMGQQEYYGCNFLNISSEIPTGTPRLTELVKKQKDNVRAMFREILKPVHKEKLADELYMLFDAALITNKVHGDAWPVKTARKMAEKIL from the coding sequence ATGAAAAGGAACCAGGTACGAAACCAGATCGTCGAAACCGCTTCGCGCTTATTTTACAAGCAGGGATATAATGCCACGGGTGTCAACCAGATCATCGAGGAGGCCGGGGTGGCCAAGGCTTCGCTGTACCAGCATTTTCATTCGAAGGAAGACCTGTTGGTTGAATACCTGACTATAAAAGGTACTGAGACCGATAATGCCCTGAGAGCCGTGGCCGACAGCCACCGCGAGCCAAAAGGCAAGGTGTTGGCCATATTTGATTTTTTGGCATCGCTGATGGGGCAACAGGAATATTATGGCTGCAACTTCCTTAATATCTCTTCCGAGATACCAACCGGCACCCCACGGCTAACGGAGCTGGTAAAAAAGCAAAAAGATAACGTGCGTGCTATGTTCAGGGAGATACTGAAACCGGTGCATAAGGAAAAACTTGCCGATGAGCTGTACATGCTTTTCGACGCAGCACTGATAACCAACAAAGTACATGGCGATGCCTGGCCGGTAAAGACAGCGCGCAAAATGGCTGAAAAAATATTATAA
- a CDS encoding sialate O-acetylesterase: MRRTVLLTIICLCFFVRSEAQVKPARIFGDHMVLQRNQLVPVWGTAAKNAKVTVSFNGQTVSAKADGKGDWKVTLQPMKEGGPYTMDIASGKETLHYSDVMLGEVWLCSGQSNMEFVLQSAQGFKAEQKTARKQNIRQFLVKHTMSLTPDKDFADGMWVRADTNTVVYFTAVGYFFAKKISQQLHVTVGLIHSSWGGTQAECWISRESMLTDPNLAAGVKRMPKTWDGLKLQVDSIIRAYAFQNTAPTTYTITQLATQPASFFDKWQKGGVGAWEWQGRWASYRGAGFMQRTIKLDNSYAGKTSVLHLGLTDADMQLYINGNPVKPAMVNGNFQVDLPAGTWKGGDNSLVIELLSLQKNQPWFGLGIYGDWTNVYTRFTDTLVNLSDFNWRVMPDLAKPYHFDFSPNNSVGTLYNAMIAPVIPYAMEGVLWYQGEANAGKAYQYRTTFPLLINDWRKQWGRQFPFLFVQLASWGTTPNSNQGSDWAELREAQTMTLKLPNTGMAVTTDIGDANNIHPTDKADVGYRLAYEALNSVYTMPNENRSPLFKSADFKDGYVMVNLTNVDDGLMAKDQYGYIKGFELAGADQKFYFAKAEIEGKQVKVWCSQVTQPVSVRYAWTNAPVEANLFNKEGYPVGPFRSDDWKGVTEGK, from the coding sequence ATGAGAAGAACCGTCCTGCTAACAATTATCTGTTTATGTTTTTTCGTCCGCTCAGAGGCACAAGTAAAACCTGCCAGGATATTTGGCGACCACATGGTTTTACAGCGTAACCAGCTGGTACCTGTTTGGGGCACGGCCGCCAAAAATGCAAAAGTAACTGTGAGCTTTAACGGGCAAACCGTAAGCGCCAAAGCGGACGGGAAAGGCGACTGGAAAGTGACGCTGCAGCCGATGAAGGAAGGCGGCCCGTATACTATGGACATCGCCTCGGGAAAAGAGACGTTGCATTACAGCGATGTAATGTTGGGCGAAGTGTGGCTGTGTTCGGGCCAGTCAAATATGGAATTCGTGCTGCAAAGCGCGCAGGGCTTTAAAGCAGAACAAAAAACAGCGCGCAAGCAAAACATCAGGCAGTTTTTAGTAAAACATACCATGAGCCTAACACCCGACAAAGACTTTGCGGATGGGATGTGGGTGCGGGCCGATACCAATACCGTAGTTTATTTTACGGCAGTGGGCTATTTCTTCGCTAAAAAGATATCACAACAGCTGCATGTTACCGTAGGGCTGATACACAGCAGTTGGGGTGGCACACAGGCCGAATGCTGGATAAGCCGGGAATCGATGCTGACCGATCCTAACCTGGCTGCCGGGGTAAAACGAATGCCAAAAACCTGGGACGGTTTGAAATTACAGGTGGATAGCATCATCCGGGCCTATGCTTTTCAAAACACAGCGCCGACAACTTATACTATAACTCAACTGGCAACGCAACCGGCCTCATTTTTTGATAAATGGCAAAAGGGCGGCGTTGGCGCATGGGAGTGGCAGGGCCGCTGGGCGTCATACCGCGGTGCTGGCTTTATGCAGCGGACCATTAAACTTGACAACAGCTACGCCGGTAAAACTTCGGTACTGCACCTGGGTTTGACGGATGCTGATATGCAGCTTTATATTAACGGCAACCCCGTAAAACCTGCCATGGTGAATGGCAACTTCCAGGTCGATCTGCCTGCCGGGACTTGGAAAGGCGGTGATAACAGCCTGGTAATAGAACTGCTGTCGCTGCAGAAAAACCAGCCGTGGTTTGGCCTGGGCATTTACGGCGACTGGACCAATGTATATACCCGTTTCACGGACACGCTGGTTAATCTGTCCGACTTCAACTGGCGCGTAATGCCCGACCTGGCAAAACCCTACCATTTCGATTTCAGCCCGAATAACAGCGTTGGTACACTTTACAATGCGATGATAGCCCCGGTGATACCTTACGCTATGGAAGGGGTATTATGGTACCAGGGCGAGGCCAATGCAGGCAAGGCTTATCAATACCGGACCACTTTCCCGCTGCTTATCAACGATTGGCGCAAGCAGTGGGGGCGGCAGTTCCCGTTCCTGTTTGTGCAACTGGCATCGTGGGGTACAACGCCCAACAGCAACCAGGGCAGCGACTGGGCGGAATTACGGGAAGCACAAACGATGACATTAAAACTGCCCAATACAGGCATGGCGGTTACTACCGACATAGGCGATGCCAATAATATCCACCCGACGGACAAGGCGGATGTGGGCTACCGGCTTGCCTATGAGGCCCTGAACTCGGTTTATACTATGCCGAATGAGAACAGGAGCCCGCTGTTTAAGTCGGCGGATTTTAAGGATGGTTATGTGATGGTTAATTTAACCAATGTAGATGATGGACTTATGGCCAAAGATCAATATGGCTACATCAAGGGCTTTGAACTGGCCGGGGCCGATCAAAAATTCTATTTCGCGAAAGCAGAGATCGAAGGTAAGCAGGTGAAAGTGTGGTGCAGCCAGGTGACTCAGCCGGTTTCTGTACGCTATGCCTGGACCAACGCCCCTGTAGAGGCCAACTTATTCAATAAAGAAGGTTACCCGGTGGGTCCGTTCCGCTCGGATGACTGGAAGGGTGTAACGGAGGGGAAATAA
- a CDS encoding MFS transporter: MATVALGSPAGKWVMVSTILASSMAFIDGTALNVVLPALQKDLNATGADLFWLLNAYLLILAALILVGGSLGDKLGRKKVFMWGILLFMAGSMACGFAPDVLYLIAFRIIQGIGGALMIPGSLSLISTSIDEKERGKAIGTWSAFTTILILAGPVLGGALADAGLWRYIFFINIPIGIISLLALWRKVSETRDEDAGQAIDFPGAVAIALGLALLTFGFLRMPALGLNHWQVYGSLIAGLVLLIAFIIIENRSKHPMMPLALFSNATFSGINLLTFFLYAGLGAGMLFLSLNMVQAQGYTQLQSGLTFLPFTVLMISIARFAGAWADKFGPRLFLIFGPATAGAGLLLLSFVGQTRGASEYWTTFFPGILVFGLGMSFTVAPLTATVMASVSDHFSGTASGINNAMTRISNVFANAIFGALAILFFSGALQDHIKSIPLDTKQKQEVITQAANLGNAKVPKGIAPNHEKTIEIAYHHSFISAYANIMRLSAGLAFLGALMAVFFIRNTEVKKE; this comes from the coding sequence ATGGCAACAGTTGCGCTTGGCAGCCCTGCGGGTAAATGGGTAATGGTATCCACCATTCTCGCATCGTCTATGGCGTTTATCGATGGTACGGCACTCAATGTAGTACTGCCTGCGCTTCAAAAGGACCTCAATGCCACCGGCGCCGATCTTTTCTGGCTTTTAAATGCCTACCTGCTTATCCTTGCTGCGCTCATTTTGGTAGGTGGATCGTTAGGAGATAAACTGGGCCGGAAAAAAGTATTTATGTGGGGCATCCTGCTGTTCATGGCAGGCTCCATGGCCTGCGGTTTTGCACCGGATGTTTTATACCTGATCGCGTTCCGGATCATCCAGGGTATCGGCGGTGCGCTGATGATACCCGGCAGCCTGTCACTCATCTCCACATCGATTGACGAAAAGGAGCGGGGAAAAGCCATCGGCACCTGGTCGGCATTTACAACTATCCTGATACTTGCCGGGCCCGTGCTTGGCGGCGCCCTTGCCGACGCCGGCCTTTGGCGTTATATATTTTTTATTAATATACCTATCGGTATAATATCGCTGCTTGCGCTCTGGCGAAAAGTAAGCGAAACCCGTGATGAAGATGCCGGCCAGGCCATCGATTTCCCAGGTGCTGTAGCTATTGCACTGGGTTTGGCCCTGCTTACTTTCGGTTTCCTGCGTATGCCCGCGCTTGGGCTTAACCATTGGCAGGTATATGGCTCGCTGATTGCCGGGCTGGTATTATTGATCGCCTTTATTATCATCGAAAACAGAAGTAAACACCCCATGATGCCGCTGGCGCTGTTCTCTAATGCTACTTTCAGCGGTATCAACCTGCTTACATTCTTCCTTTACGCCGGCCTGGGCGCCGGGATGCTCTTTCTTTCGCTCAACATGGTGCAGGCGCAGGGGTACACCCAGCTTCAATCCGGACTTACATTTTTGCCGTTTACCGTTTTGATGATCAGCATCGCCCGGTTTGCAGGTGCCTGGGCCGATAAATTCGGCCCCCGCCTGTTTCTCATTTTCGGTCCGGCCACAGCAGGGGCAGGCCTGCTGCTCTTATCGTTCGTGGGCCAGACGCGCGGCGCGTCCGAATACTGGACTACTTTTTTTCCCGGCATTCTCGTGTTTGGTTTGGGCATGTCGTTTACCGTTGCGCCGCTAACGGCTACCGTAATGGCATCGGTAAGCGATCATTTTTCAGGCACGGCCTCAGGCATCAACAATGCGATGACACGTATATCCAATGTTTTCGCTAACGCTATATTCGGCGCACTGGCTATATTGTTCTTTTCCGGAGCTTTGCAGGATCATATCAAATCCATCCCGCTGGACACAAAACAAAAGCAGGAAGTAATCACCCAGGCGGCCAATCTCGGGAACGCCAAAGTGCCAAAGGGCATCGCCCCGAATCACGAAAAGACCATTGAAATAGCTTATCACCATAGCTTTATATCTGCTTATGCCAATATTATGCGCCTTTCCGCGGGGCTCGCTTTTTTAGGCGCATTGATGGCTGTGTTCTTTATCAGGAATACGGAAGTTAAGAAGGAATAA
- a CDS encoding DUF2911 domain-containing protein, with the protein MKKTFIYLAALFAFGSLNTQAQDLVIPQPSTKQIITQELGLGKITLTYSRPNVKGRKVFGQMEPYGLVWRTGANYATTLQFTDEVTIEGQKVPAGEYALFSIPGEKDWTFILNKTAKQWGAYNYKESDDLVRFKVPVMKAPRFNETLTINFVDATNTGCSLLLDWENTEVALHLTTDMDAQVMSNIDKLMQGEKKPYYFASIYYYNHDKDISKALEWITIHDKNQPNAFNVKYWKARIQLKAGDKKGAIATANDGLKLATDENSAEYIRLNKEVIAQAEGR; encoded by the coding sequence ATGAAAAAAACATTTATCTACCTGGCCGCGCTTTTTGCGTTCGGCTCACTAAACACCCAGGCGCAGGACCTGGTGATTCCTCAACCCAGTACCAAACAGATCATTACTCAGGAACTCGGTTTGGGAAAGATCACGCTCACCTATTCGCGGCCCAACGTAAAAGGCCGTAAAGTTTTTGGGCAGATGGAGCCCTATGGCCTGGTTTGGCGCACCGGGGCCAATTATGCCACCACCCTGCAATTTACCGACGAGGTTACCATTGAGGGTCAAAAAGTACCTGCCGGTGAATACGCTCTTTTCAGCATCCCGGGTGAGAAAGACTGGACTTTTATACTGAACAAAACTGCAAAACAATGGGGCGCCTACAACTACAAGGAAAGCGACGACCTGGTGCGTTTCAAAGTACCGGTGATGAAGGCTCCGCGATTTAACGAAACACTAACTATCAATTTTGTTGACGCAACCAATACCGGGTGTTCGCTGTTGCTTGACTGGGAGAATACCGAAGTGGCGTTGCATTTGACAACCGATATGGACGCGCAGGTAATGTCGAACATTGATAAACTGATGCAGGGCGAAAAGAAGCCTTATTATTTTGCCTCAATTTATTATTACAACCATGATAAAGACATTTCAAAAGCGCTGGAGTGGATAACGATCCACGATAAAAATCAACCCAATGCTTTTAATGTAAAATATTGGAAAGCACGTATCCAGTTAAAGGCGGGAGATAAAAAAGGAGCGATAGCAACGGCAAACGATGGGTTGAAATTAGCAACAGACGAAAATAGCGCGGAATATATCCGCTTGAATAAAGAAGTTATTGCCCAGGCTGAAGGAAGATAG
- a CDS encoding ankyrin repeat domain-containing protein has translation MPVDKDQILYDIEVHSPGGIRRYFEEGGSPNDWLNDDMPLFTMMVEMYTRSPRFKECVQAFIDHGLQFDLPGLLAVFTDDADKLEQVLKVNPTLVSQTYSRFNNTYTPLLGATLLHFCAEYNSVDCAEVLVNHGADINARAGLDEYGFGGHTPIFHTVNQNSDNSKDMMQFLLDQGADLTVAVKGLIWGKGYEWETFIPAVNPISYAMMGLLPQMHRKDVTVAETISVLMKYAYGMDYMPPNVPNSYLK, from the coding sequence ATGCCAGTCGATAAAGATCAAATATTATATGACATCGAGGTGCACTCGCCCGGGGGTATCCGCCGCTATTTTGAGGAGGGCGGAAGTCCTAACGACTGGCTGAATGATGATATGCCGCTGTTCACGATGATGGTGGAAATGTACACGCGAAGCCCCCGCTTTAAGGAATGTGTGCAGGCGTTTATCGACCATGGCCTTCAGTTCGACCTACCCGGCTTGCTGGCTGTTTTTACTGACGATGCAGATAAATTGGAGCAGGTGCTCAAGGTGAATCCAACCCTCGTTAGTCAAACGTATTCCCGCTTCAATAATACTTATACTCCATTGCTCGGCGCCACCCTTTTGCATTTCTGTGCGGAATATAACAGCGTCGATTGCGCCGAAGTATTGGTGAATCACGGAGCCGATATCAATGCCAGGGCCGGCCTCGACGAATATGGCTTTGGTGGCCATACCCCCATTTTCCACACAGTAAATCAAAACAGCGATAATTCAAAGGATATGATGCAGTTTCTGCTGGATCAGGGCGCCGATCTTACGGTCGCAGTTAAAGGGTTGATATGGGGCAAAGGTTACGAATGGGAAACATTCATCCCCGCCGTAAACCCAATTAGCTATGCCATGATGGGCTTGCTTCCCCAGATGCATCGTAAGGATGTTACCGTTGCCGAAACCATATCCGTATTGATGAAGTATGCCTACGGAATGGATTACATGCCGCCGAATGTGCCGAACTCCTATCTTAAATAA
- a CDS encoding LptF/LptG family permease produces the protein MKKIHLLILRSFIRPFAVTFGIVMFVLLMLFLFKYIDDLIGKGFEWYTILQLMMYASATNVAMALPLSVLLSSIMTYGSLGENYELVAIKAAGISLRRAMYPMIVVVAILSIAAFIFSDNMLPVANRKYYSLLYDVRQQKSASLLPEGVFSNSFPDYSIRVSRKDRDGQTLHGVMIYTKNQADNNLNVLLAKEGLMYRTPDNQFLILKLKDGVRYDETTGDKGLEDRQRFTRFRFKETEQIFDLSFMKLHRTDENLFRQAVQMMDLKQLKYFGDSTKRQADSALSVNYKLISPYIKYCTIPKKSAAGIKYVAFNKKNSLDGLSMNQKLAAISNASNEVRSLQDIIKNRADFYKETFKSLRRFDVEYQKKFTLSAACIALFLIGAPLGAIIRKGGLGMPVVVSVIFFLIYYIISTIGEKSVKDGDISPFVGMWIAILVLTPIGLFLSYKAANDSALFDMEVYKKFFNRLVRRNEQ, from the coding sequence GTGAAGAAAATTCATCTTTTAATCCTTAGATCTTTTATCAGGCCGTTCGCCGTCACGTTTGGTATTGTGATGTTTGTGTTGCTGATGTTATTCCTGTTTAAGTACATCGACGACCTTATCGGCAAAGGATTTGAGTGGTACACTATTCTTCAGCTGATGATGTATGCTTCGGCCACCAACGTAGCCATGGCGTTGCCATTATCAGTGCTGCTGTCGTCCATTATGACTTATGGTAGCCTGGGCGAAAACTATGAACTGGTTGCCATTAAGGCCGCAGGTATATCACTGCGCAGGGCTATGTATCCCATGATTGTCGTGGTGGCTATACTCAGTATAGCGGCATTTATATTTTCGGATAATATGTTGCCTGTTGCCAATCGCAAATATTACTCCCTGTTGTATGATGTCCGTCAGCAAAAATCAGCCAGCCTGTTACCCGAAGGCGTATTCAGTAACTCATTTCCCGATTATTCTATACGCGTAAGCCGCAAGGACCGCGATGGGCAAACGTTGCATGGTGTAATGATATACACCAAAAATCAGGCGGATAACAACCTGAATGTACTGCTGGCCAAAGAGGGGTTAATGTATCGTACCCCTGATAACCAGTTCCTGATATTAAAACTTAAAGATGGTGTAAGGTACGACGAAACTACAGGTGACAAAGGCTTGGAGGACCGACAACGCTTTACCCGTTTCCGTTTCAAAGAGACCGAACAGATATTCGATCTTTCATTTATGAAATTGCACCGTACCGACGAGAACCTCTTCCGGCAGGCTGTACAAATGATGGACCTGAAGCAGTTAAAATATTTTGGCGATTCGACCAAACGGCAGGCCGATAGCGCGCTTAGCGTCAATTATAAACTGATAAGCCCTTATATAAAATATTGTACCATACCTAAAAAAAGCGCTGCCGGTATAAAATATGTAGCTTTCAACAAAAAAAACTCACTCGACGGGCTTAGCATGAACCAAAAACTGGCCGCGATTTCCAATGCTTCCAACGAAGTGCGTTCGCTACAGGATATTATTAAGAACCGGGCCGATTTTTATAAGGAAACTTTCAAAAGCCTGCGCCGCTTTGACGTGGAATACCAGAAGAAATTTACTTTATCCGCCGCTTGTATAGCCTTGTTCCTTATCGGTGCCCCGTTGGGCGCCATTATTCGTAAGGGCGGGCTTGGTATGCCTGTAGTGGTTTCGGTAATATTCTTCCTTATCTATTACATCATATCAACTATTGGCGAAAAATCGGTAAAGGACGGGGATATTTCGCCGTTCGTTGGCATGTGGATAGCCATCCTGGTGCTTACGCCGATAGGCTTGTTCCTGTCGTACAAAGCGGCGAACGATTCGGCCCTGTTCGATATGGAAGTGTATAAGAAATTTTTTAACAGGTTGGTTAGAAGGAATGAACAATGA
- a CDS encoding alpha/beta fold hydrolase produces MKKQAVYYKNENVDGVNIFYREAGDKTKPSILLLNGFPSSSIGFRDLIDHLKYDYHLIAPDYPAFGNSDVPSPDDYAYTFHNLSVTMEKFIDQIGLKQFSLYAFDYGGPVGFRIAARRPGLIQSLIIQNANAYTEGIGPAFGVAMPFLQNRTPENEEPIRGLMTLDGIKIFYFTGAEDPSRINPDGYMSDLYYLSRPGLVDIHLDLLHNYSSNVGEYGTWQQYFRTHQPPTLLVWGQNDPFFPLASALAYKNDLPAAELFTYNTSHFALEEYGGEIAANISDFLSKNNIS; encoded by the coding sequence ATGAAAAAACAAGCAGTGTATTACAAAAACGAGAATGTTGATGGTGTCAACATTTTTTACCGCGAAGCGGGCGACAAAACAAAGCCGTCCATTTTACTTCTGAATGGGTTTCCCTCGTCATCCATCGGGTTCAGGGACCTTATCGATCACCTGAAATATGATTATCATCTTATCGCACCCGATTACCCGGCATTTGGCAACAGCGATGTGCCCTCGCCAGATGACTATGCCTATACTTTCCATAACCTTTCGGTAACGATGGAAAAGTTTATCGATCAGATCGGCCTCAAACAGTTTAGCCTGTATGCCTTCGATTATGGCGGTCCCGTTGGGTTCAGGATCGCAGCACGCCGCCCCGGATTGATCCAGTCACTCATTATCCAGAATGCCAACGCCTACACCGAAGGTATCGGTCCGGCCTTTGGCGTTGCCATGCCGTTTCTGCAAAACCGCACGCCTGAAAATGAGGAGCCAATAAGAGGATTGATGACCCTCGACGGTATAAAAATATTTTACTTCACCGGTGCCGAAGACCCTTCAAGGATCAATCCTGATGGTTACATGAGCGACCTGTATTACCTGAGCCGGCCCGGCCTGGTAGATATCCACCTCGACCTGCTGCACAATTACTCGAGCAACGTAGGCGAATATGGCACCTGGCAGCAATATTTCAGAACACACCAGCCGCCAACCTTGCTGGTTTGGGGTCAGAACGATCCGTTCTTCCCGCTGGCATCTGCTTTAGCCTATAAAAACGATCTTCCTGCCGCCGAGTTATTTACCTACAATACCAGCCATTTTGCACTGGAAGAGTATGGCGGGGAAATAGCCGCCAACATCAGTGATTTTTTGTCGAAAAATAATATTTCCTAA
- a CDS encoding quinone oxidoreductase family protein, translating into MKAVLLTGFEGTNSLQVADVPLPAFAADEVLIKVKAAGINYAEVEQIHGRYLTFGKELPFVMGFEVSGMVSDVGSDVKSVNIGDRVTTFALSGGFAEYATAKAHALIPIPGQLDYGEAITIPLQGMTAYTMLKYQVLPCKPGSILIQAAAGGVGIYLVQLAKAMGIKTVIALAGSDEKLQLATSLGADAAIDYTQPGWADKVKDATYDKGVDVVLQMLTGKVGEESFKLIAPGGRIVLFGAQNYHDTITTEQVRQLIWQNQTLAGFAFPALDPQKIQESIPELLELIAKTPLRLFAQHAYSLDQAAEAFELLQSRKTTGKVFFRLD; encoded by the coding sequence ATGAAAGCAGTACTATTAACAGGATTTGAAGGTACAAATAGCTTACAAGTGGCGGATGTACCATTACCCGCCTTTGCAGCAGACGAAGTGCTGATAAAAGTAAAAGCGGCAGGAATAAACTATGCCGAAGTAGAACAGATACATGGCAGGTACCTCACTTTTGGGAAGGAGCTGCCGTTTGTGATGGGCTTCGAGGTTTCAGGCATGGTCAGCGATGTGGGCTCCGACGTGAAAAGCGTAAACATAGGCGACCGTGTTACGACGTTTGCGCTGAGCGGCGGATTTGCCGAATACGCTACTGCAAAAGCCCATGCATTGATACCCATACCCGGGCAACTGGACTACGGAGAGGCTATCACCATCCCGCTGCAGGGTATGACCGCCTATACTATGCTTAAATACCAGGTTTTGCCCTGCAAGCCAGGGAGCATTTTGATACAGGCTGCGGCCGGCGGCGTAGGCATCTACCTGGTGCAACTGGCAAAGGCCATGGGAATAAAAACGGTTATTGCCCTGGCCGGAAGTGATGAAAAGCTGCAGCTGGCAACTTCATTAGGTGCGGATGCAGCCATTGACTATACCCAACCCGGCTGGGCCGATAAAGTAAAAGACGCCACCTATGATAAAGGGGTTGATGTAGTATTACAAATGCTTACCGGTAAAGTTGGCGAAGAAAGCTTTAAGCTTATAGCACCCGGAGGGCGAATAGTGCTTTTTGGCGCCCAAAATTACCATGATACCATTACCACAGAACAGGTGCGGCAACTGATATGGCAAAACCAAACGCTTGCCGGCTTTGCCTTCCCGGCGCTTGACCCGCAAAAGATACAGGAAAGCATCCCGGAATTACTGGAGCTTATTGCCAAAACGCCGTTGCGTTTATTTGCGCAGCACGCCTACTCACTCGACCAGGCAGCGGAGGCCTTTGAACTGCTGCAAAGCCGTAAAACAACAGGCAAGGTATTTTTCCGGCTCGACTGA